From Psychroflexus torquis ATCC 700755, the proteins below share one genomic window:
- a CDS encoding DUF5103 domain-containing protein, whose translation MKLSLVFIAMFISSLSHSQQDYETLPPDFIKTIEFFGSNEEFSGTPIISRGESLILKFDDLRAAENDYYYEVEHYNFDWTPSILSKNEVLEGFDNIRLFNFRNSFTTLQPYTHYELRLPNTNTRQLKVSGNYMLKIFNDDRQIIFSRKFIVYENLVNVDLTIRRSRELDYIDKKQVVNFEIGRDNFIFRNPEQTVQTVVVQNNDFNTAIYDLKPQFVQGNTLVYRYNDESAFWGGNEYLNFDNKDIRQGTLRIERIELLDIYNSYLYRNFVRDGREYTFNPDINGAFRINTVQGDDLDIESEYAKVHFSLDNYKDLEGGEIHLYGRFNNYALDDSTLMTMDESRSMLTNELILKQGFYNFKYIYLNTKGNFDGGFISGDHDETENDYQILVYYRDIGARFDKVIGIGNGTSRNIIN comes from the coding sequence ATGAAATTAAGTCTTGTTTTTATAGCCATGTTTATAAGTTCTCTAAGTCATTCTCAGCAGGACTACGAAACCTTGCCCCCAGATTTTATCAAAACCATCGAATTCTTCGGCTCTAATGAGGAATTCAGCGGGACTCCTATCATTTCTAGAGGAGAAAGTTTGATTTTGAAATTTGATGACTTAAGAGCTGCGGAAAATGATTATTATTATGAGGTAGAACATTATAATTTTGACTGGACTCCTTCCATTCTCTCAAAAAATGAGGTTTTAGAGGGTTTTGATAACATTAGACTTTTTAATTTCAGAAACTCATTTACGACCCTTCAACCTTACACGCATTATGAATTAAGATTACCTAACACCAATACAAGACAGCTTAAAGTCAGTGGAAACTACATGTTAAAAATATTTAACGACGATAGGCAGATCATTTTTTCTAGGAAGTTTATTGTCTATGAAAATTTAGTTAATGTAGATCTTACAATAAGACGGTCTCGAGAACTTGACTACATCGATAAAAAGCAGGTGGTAAATTTTGAAATAGGCAGAGATAATTTCATTTTCAGAAATCCTGAACAAACTGTTCAAACCGTTGTGGTTCAAAATAACGATTTCAATACAGCCATTTACGATCTAAAACCCCAATTTGTTCAAGGTAATACTTTAGTTTATAGATATAATGACGAGTCTGCCTTTTGGGGAGGCAACGAATACTTAAATTTTGATAATAAAGATATTAGGCAAGGAACTTTAAGAATTGAACGCATAGAATTGCTAGACATCTACAACTCTTATCTTTACCGTAACTTCGTAAGAGACGGAAGAGAATACACTTTTAACCCAGATATTAATGGGGCTTTTAGAATCAATACTGTCCAAGGTGATGATCTAGACATTGAATCTGAATATGCAAAAGTTCATTTTTCTTTAGACAATTACAAAGACTTAGAAGGTGGAGAAATTCACCTTTATGGGAGATTCAATAATTATGCATTAGATGATAGCACCTTGATGACCATGGATGAATCTAGATCTATGCTTACCAATGAATTGATTTTAAAACAAGGCTTTTATAATTTTAAATACATTTATCTAAACACCAAAGGAAATTTTGATGGTGGTTTTATAAGTGGAGACCACGACGAGACTGAAAACGATTATCAGATTCTAGTCTACTATAGAGACATCGGAGCAAGATTCGACAAAGTTATAGGGATAGGTAATGGGACTAGTAGAAATATTATTAATTAA
- a CDS encoding Na(+)-translocating NADH-quinone reductase subunit A encodes MPTDVKIKKGLKLNLKGEATETFEQGENTKTVALRPANFYSLVPKMVLKEGAKLKAGDEVFFSKYSAKTRVVSPVSGTLKEVRRGAKRKILDVIIEADETQVYKDFGVMDPLKSDSTEVKDRIFSTGLGIFLNQRPYNIPANADDTPKAIYISAYNTAPLTGSAEFILKARVEFFQAGINALTKLTGGKVYLGVDKQSASFLKDIENVEILNISGPHPAGNLGTLIHETEPMNRGERVWTVNPEDVAIIGEQFKTGKYNAQRTVAVTGTSAKNRKYFKTIAGAEVKSILKDFEDNSRIISGNVLTGEKVEADGYLNFFANELTVIPEGNEFRMFGWIPFIDNNIHSMSKTSLSWLFPKRKYEVNTNINGEERALVVTGEMEEVMPLDIFPMQLIKACMAGDIEKMESLGIYEVVPEDFALIDYTNTSKIEAQSIIRGGLDIMLTEVG; translated from the coding sequence ATGCCCACAGACGTTAAAATTAAAAAGGGTTTAAAGCTAAATCTAAAGGGTGAAGCTACTGAAACTTTTGAACAAGGTGAAAATACTAAAACTGTAGCTTTAAGGCCAGCTAATTTCTATTCTCTAGTTCCTAAAATGGTACTTAAAGAAGGGGCTAAATTAAAAGCTGGAGATGAGGTTTTTTTCTCAAAATATTCAGCAAAAACTAGAGTGGTATCCCCTGTAAGTGGCACACTCAAGGAGGTTCGTAGAGGTGCAAAACGAAAAATTCTGGACGTCATCATCGAAGCAGATGAGACTCAAGTGTACAAAGATTTTGGAGTGATGGATCCCTTAAAATCGGATTCTACTGAGGTTAAAGATCGTATATTTTCAACAGGCTTAGGAATTTTCTTAAACCAAAGACCTTATAATATTCCAGCAAATGCCGATGACACCCCAAAAGCAATTTACATATCTGCCTATAACACAGCTCCGTTAACTGGTTCAGCAGAATTTATTCTAAAAGCCAGAGTTGAATTTTTTCAGGCTGGTATAAATGCTTTAACGAAACTTACAGGCGGAAAAGTATACCTAGGTGTTGATAAACAATCTGCTTCTTTTTTAAAGGATATTGAGAATGTGGAAATTTTAAATATTTCTGGTCCTCATCCAGCAGGAAACTTAGGAACTCTTATTCATGAAACAGAACCTATGAATAGGGGCGAGAGAGTTTGGACTGTAAACCCTGAAGATGTCGCTATAATTGGAGAGCAATTTAAAACGGGAAAGTATAATGCTCAACGAACAGTCGCTGTTACTGGGACATCTGCAAAAAATAGAAAATACTTCAAAACTATCGCTGGGGCAGAAGTAAAGTCGATTTTAAAAGACTTTGAAGATAACTCAAGGATCATAAGTGGTAATGTATTGACTGGTGAAAAAGTAGAGGCAGATGGTTATTTAAACTTTTTTGCTAATGAACTTACTGTTATTCCTGAAGGAAATGAATTTAGGATGTTTGGATGGATACCTTTTATAGATAACAATATTCACTCCATGTCCAAAACTTCATTATCCTGGTTGTTTCCTAAAAGGAAATACGAAGTCAATACCAACATAAATGGAGAAGAGAGAGCTTTGGTGGTGACTGGGGAAATGGAAGAGGTCATGCCTTTAGATATTTTTCCAATGCAACTCATTAAGGCTTGTATGGCAGGTGATATAGAAAAAATGGAAAGCTTAGGAATTTACGAAGTTGTTCCTGAAGATTTCGCACTTATAGATTACACGAACACGTCTAAAATCGAAGCGCAATCGATTATTCGTGGTGGTTTGGATATTATGTTAACGGAAGTAGGATAA
- a CDS encoding NADH:ubiquinone reductase (Na(+)-transporting) subunit B, translating into MNWIRHKIDQIKEPFEPGNKLQKYRPAINALDTFLFVPDHTTQKGAHIRDAVDLKRTMITVVLALIPALLFGMWNAGYQHYIQLGENPAIFEAILHGAYKIVPMIVVSYGVGLGLEFAFAIMRGHEVNEGYLVTGLLIPMIMPVDIPLWMVALSVIFAVLIGKEAFGGTGMNILNPALTARAFAFFAYPTYMSGNKIWVSEASNVDSISGETILGSLAANKEITYNTAEMFTGIIPGSISETSTLCIAIGALILILTKVGSWRIILSGIIGAAVMGMIFNVLNIEGNGLTNFPWYQHIIVGGFAFGIVFMATDPVSGAQTTRGKWIYGFLIGLFGIMIRVFNPAYPEGIMLSILLLNVFAPTIDHYVIQGNVKKRQKRLQMKTVKTA; encoded by the coding sequence ATGAATTGGATTAGACACAAAATCGATCAAATTAAAGAGCCTTTTGAGCCAGGTAACAAACTTCAAAAGTATCGCCCAGCTATTAATGCATTGGATACCTTTTTATTTGTTCCAGACCATACAACCCAAAAGGGAGCTCATATTCGAGATGCTGTAGATTTAAAGAGAACTATGATCACAGTAGTTTTGGCTTTAATTCCTGCTTTGCTTTTTGGAATGTGGAATGCTGGTTATCAACATTACATTCAATTAGGCGAGAATCCAGCTATATTTGAGGCTATTCTTCATGGAGCTTATAAAATTGTTCCAATGATTGTAGTATCTTATGGTGTAGGATTGGGTCTTGAATTTGCGTTTGCGATCATGAGAGGTCACGAAGTGAATGAAGGTTACCTCGTCACAGGATTGCTTATTCCTATGATTATGCCTGTAGACATACCGTTGTGGATGGTAGCCTTATCGGTTATCTTTGCAGTTTTGATCGGGAAAGAAGCTTTTGGAGGTACGGGGATGAATATCTTAAATCCTGCTCTTACAGCTAGAGCCTTTGCATTTTTTGCCTACCCTACGTATATGTCTGGAAACAAGATTTGGGTGAGTGAAGCATCGAATGTTGATTCTATATCTGGTGAAACAATTCTAGGTTCACTAGCTGCCAACAAGGAAATAACTTACAATACAGCAGAAATGTTCACTGGAATTATACCAGGATCAATTTCTGAAACATCCACCCTTTGTATTGCTATAGGTGCTTTAATTCTTATTTTGACAAAAGTTGGGAGTTGGAGGATTATATTGAGTGGTATTATAGGAGCAGCGGTAATGGGGATGATCTTTAACGTCTTAAATATTGAAGGTAATGGCCTAACTAATTTCCCTTGGTATCAGCATATAATTGTTGGTGGATTTGCATTTGGAATTGTATTTATGGCAACAGATCCTGTGAGTGGAGCACAAACGACACGTGGGAAATGGATTTATGGATTTTTAATAGGACTCTTCGGAATTATGATTAGAGTGTTTAATCCGGCATACCCCGAGGGCATTATGTTATCCATATTATTACTTAATGTTTTTGCCCCAACGATAGATCATTACGTCATTCAAGGTAATGTAAAGAAAAGACAGAAGCGTTTACAAATGAAAACAGTTAAAACAGCTTAA
- the nqrC gene encoding NADH:ubiquinone reductase (Na(+)-transporting) subunit C has protein sequence MDKNSNSYTFIFAIIMVVVVAVTLSFTATTLGPLQKENVRKEKMQNILSTIGIETSRENAEELFNKYITQQISLNSKGEEKEGVNAFDVKLSKELSKPEEEQSFPIYVANYEGSEFYIAPLRGNGLWDAIWGYIALKEDANTVQGVVFDHKGETAGLGAEITTDWFQQSFVDEKVFNGQGELVGVSVKKGYSGGNNKDDNQVDSISGATITSDGVSIMIEKRLKNYLPFLKKRQNIKVAIR, from the coding sequence ATGGATAAAAATAGCAATTCTTACACTTTTATTTTTGCAATAATCATGGTGGTTGTCGTTGCGGTAACACTTTCTTTTACTGCAACTACATTAGGACCCCTGCAAAAGGAAAATGTGCGTAAAGAAAAAATGCAAAATATACTTTCTACTATTGGCATTGAAACGAGTAGAGAGAATGCAGAAGAATTATTTAACAAATATATTACTCAGCAAATCTCTCTAAATTCAAAAGGTGAAGAGAAAGAAGGTGTCAATGCCTTTGATGTCAAATTATCTAAAGAATTATCAAAACCAGAGGAAGAACAAAGTTTTCCTATCTATGTAGCGAATTACGAAGGTTCCGAATTTTATATCGCTCCATTGAGAGGTAACGGACTTTGGGATGCTATTTGGGGTTATATCGCACTTAAAGAGGATGCTAATACTGTCCAAGGTGTTGTTTTCGACCACAAAGGAGAAACCGCGGGTTTGGGTGCAGAAATTACAACGGACTGGTTTCAGCAAAGCTTTGTCGATGAGAAAGTTTTCAACGGGCAGGGAGAGCTTGTTGGGGTCAGCGTTAAAAAAGGATATAGCGGAGGAAACAATAAGGATGATAACCAAGTTGATTCAATTTCAGGAGCGACCATAACTAGTGATGGAGTTTCTATAATGATCGAAAAGAGACTAAAGAATTATCTACCTTTCCTCAAAAAGCGTCAAAATATTAAAGTTGCAATACGATAA
- a CDS encoding NADH:ubiquinone reductase (Na(+)-transporting) subunit D has product MSSETNQNSKTEAEKKKVEMLLFLSSSEEKEHFLSKANRKILKDPLNDNNPITVQVLGICSALAITVQLKPAIVMSLAVVFVMAFSNVIISLLRNSIPSRIRIIVQLVVVAAMVILVDQILKAYAFDVSKQLSIFIGLIITNCIIMGRLEAFALGNGVYKSFLDGIGNAAGYGLILIVIAFFRELFGSGKLLGYEVLGHKGVTLAESTGLYGLGYEDNGFFLLSPMALIVVGIIIWVQRSGNRKLIEEN; this is encoded by the coding sequence ATGAGCTCAGAAACAAATCAAAACTCTAAAACTGAAGCCGAAAAGAAGAAGGTTGAAATGCTTCTCTTTTTATCGAGTTCAGAAGAGAAAGAACATTTTTTGTCAAAGGCAAATCGCAAAATTTTAAAGGATCCTTTAAATGATAACAATCCTATTACCGTTCAGGTTTTAGGAATTTGTTCAGCATTAGCGATTACAGTTCAGCTTAAGCCTGCAATTGTAATGTCACTAGCAGTGGTCTTTGTGATGGCTTTCAGTAACGTGATTATTTCTTTACTTAGAAACTCAATACCAAGTCGAATCCGAATTATTGTTCAACTTGTTGTGGTAGCAGCTATGGTGATTCTTGTAGATCAAATTTTAAAGGCTTATGCTTTCGATGTGAGTAAACAACTTTCTATTTTCATTGGTCTTATCATTACAAACTGTATAATCATGGGTCGTCTTGAAGCTTTTGCTTTAGGCAACGGTGTTTATAAATCGTTTTTAGATGGAATTGGAAATGCTGCAGGTTATGGACTTATTTTAATTGTTATTGCTTTCTTTAGAGAGCTTTTTGGTTCAGGTAAATTGCTTGGTTATGAAGTTTTAGGACATAAAGGTGTAACCTTAGCAGAGTCCACTGGATTATATGGCTTAGGTTATGAAGATAATGGATTTTTTCTATTATCCCCAATGGCACTTATCGTGGTAGGTATCATTATCTGGGTTCAGAGATCAGGTAATAGAAAATTAATTGAAGAAAATTAA
- the nqrE gene encoding NADH:ubiquinone reductase (Na(+)-transporting) subunit E, with product MDLVNLFVKSIFIENMIFAYFLGMCSYLAVSKTVKTAVGLGAAVIFVLLITVPVNYLLDNYLLQPGALSWLGAEFLDVDLSFLSFIMFIAVIASMVQLVEMIVEKFAPALYGSLGIFLPLIAVNCAILGGSLFMQQKDFNGIEGAVVYGLGSGLGWFLAILAIAAIREKIAYSNVPAPLKGLGITFIITGLMAIGFMSFMGIKL from the coding sequence ATGGATTTAGTAAACCTATTTGTTAAAAGTATTTTTATAGAGAATATGATCTTTGCATATTTTCTAGGGATGTGTTCTTATCTCGCAGTCTCAAAGACAGTAAAAACCGCGGTAGGTCTTGGAGCTGCTGTCATATTCGTATTGTTGATTACAGTTCCTGTTAATTATCTTCTCGATAATTACTTGCTTCAACCAGGTGCTTTATCTTGGTTAGGTGCCGAATTTTTAGACGTGGATTTGAGTTTTCTTAGCTTTATCATGTTTATTGCTGTAATTGCTTCTATGGTTCAGCTTGTTGAGATGATTGTAGAGAAATTTGCTCCTGCTTTATATGGTTCTTTGGGTATATTTTTACCCCTTATTGCTGTAAATTGTGCTATATTAGGGGGGTCCCTGTTTATGCAACAAAAAGATTTTAATGGCATAGAAGGTGCTGTAGTGTATGGGCTTGGAAGTGGACTAGGATGGTTTTTAGCTATACTTGCTATTGCGGCAATCAGAGAGAAAATAGCTTATTCAAATGTGCCAGCACCGCTTAAGGGATTAGGGATTACATTCATTATTACAGGACTGATGGCGATTGGATTTATGAGTTTTATGGGTATTAAATTATAA
- the nqrF gene encoding NADH:ubiquinone reductase (Na(+)-transporting) subunit F, producing MTVILSSVAVFLTLILLLVVILLSAKAKLSPSGPVKVNINGEKDLEVGSGSTLLNTLSENKLFLPSACGGGGTCVQCKCIVKDGGGAILPTEEPHFTRKEIAEGWRLGCQVKVKQDMRIQIPEEVFGIKKWKATVVSNYNVASFIKEFIVEIPEDMGYKAGGYIQIEIPTCEVKFEDLDISAHPEEHPGDVDKFKAEWDSFKLWPLVMKNTETVERAYSMASYPAEGRKVMLNVRIATPPFDRAKGDWMDVNPGVASSYIFGCKAGDEVTISGPYGEFFINESDSEMLYVGGGAGMAPMRSHLYHLFRTIKTGRKVTFWYGGRSKRELFYTEHFRALERDYPNFKFYLALSEPQEEDNWKQKDGIDGEGDGFVGFIHQCVIDNYLNHHEDPEDMELYFCGPPLMNQAVQKMGEDFGIPDENIRFDDFGG from the coding sequence ATGACAGTTATATTATCGAGTGTTGCAGTATTCTTAACTTTAATTTTGTTGTTGGTGGTTATTTTACTATCAGCCAAAGCGAAATTATCTCCGTCCGGACCAGTTAAGGTCAATATAAATGGAGAGAAAGATTTAGAAGTGGGTTCAGGATCTACTTTATTAAATACGTTGAGTGAAAACAAATTGTTTCTACCCTCTGCTTGTGGAGGCGGTGGAACTTGTGTACAATGTAAATGTATTGTAAAAGATGGTGGTGGTGCAATTCTTCCTACGGAAGAGCCACACTTTACAAGAAAAGAAATTGCTGAAGGTTGGAGACTGGGCTGTCAGGTGAAAGTGAAACAAGACATGAGAATCCAAATTCCTGAAGAAGTTTTTGGTATTAAGAAATGGAAAGCCACTGTTGTTTCCAATTATAACGTAGCCTCTTTTATCAAGGAATTTATTGTTGAAATTCCTGAAGATATGGGCTACAAAGCCGGTGGATATATTCAAATTGAAATCCCCACTTGCGAAGTGAAGTTTGAAGATTTAGATATTTCCGCACATCCAGAAGAGCATCCTGGTGATGTAGATAAATTCAAAGCAGAGTGGGATTCTTTCAAACTATGGCCTCTTGTTATGAAAAATACAGAGACCGTAGAAAGAGCATATTCTATGGCTTCTTACCCAGCAGAAGGCAGAAAAGTAATGCTGAATGTACGTATTGCTACTCCTCCTTTCGACAGAGCAAAAGGGGACTGGATGGATGTAAATCCTGGTGTTGCTTCCTCATATATTTTTGGATGCAAAGCAGGGGATGAGGTTACAATTTCAGGACCTTATGGAGAATTTTTCATCAATGAAAGTGATTCAGAAATGCTATATGTAGGTGGTGGTGCCGGTATGGCCCCAATGCGTTCTCACTTATACCACTTGTTCAGAACCATCAAAACAGGCCGTAAAGTCACATTTTGGTATGGTGGTCGTTCAAAAAGAGAATTATTCTATACAGAACATTTTAGAGCATTAGAGCGTGATTATCCTAATTTCAAATTTTACCTAGCTTTATCTGAACCTCAAGAAGAAGATAATTGGAAACAGAAAGATGGAATTGATGGAGAAGGTGATGGCTTTGTTGGATTTATTCACCAATGTGTGATCGATAATTATTTAAATCATCATGAAGATCCTGAGGATATGGAATTATATTTCTGTGGTCCACCATTGATGAACCAAGCGGTTCAGAAAATGGGTGAAGATTTCGGTATACCCGATGAAAATATCAGATTTGATGATTTCGGCGGATAA
- a CDS encoding FAD:protein FMN transferase yields the protein MKYFFLTLSFLLLSCEKNTTNSHSLSGSALGTTYSVKYFSEDYILKESVIDSILKDINLSMSTYMRESDISRINAGESVVVDDNFQKVFRASQRIYNDTDGYFDPSVGMLVNAYGFGPQGYSEDVKESQIDSLFQFVGFNHIQLSEEAKVISNLPVLYLDFNAIAKGYTVDVFGNYLNSKGVTHYLVEIGGEVRVKGKNLEKASPWKVGIELPSENNSRELMYGIQLKDESLATSGNYRKFRLDPLSGKKYVHTINPNTGQSQKTDIFSASVITNTCADADAYATAFMAMGFEKSLQFIEKQNALKVILIYSDSEGNQKTYISPEIQSSVEKF from the coding sequence ATGAAATATTTTTTTTTAACCTTAAGTTTTCTACTCCTATCTTGCGAAAAAAACACAACAAATTCACACTCCTTAAGTGGAAGTGCTTTAGGCACTACGTATTCTGTTAAATATTTTTCAGAAGACTATATCCTAAAAGAATCTGTAATTGATTCTATCCTAAAGGATATCAATTTATCTATGAGCACTTACATGCGTGAGTCTGATATTTCAAGAATCAATGCTGGAGAGTCAGTTGTTGTTGATGATAATTTCCAAAAGGTTTTTAGAGCTTCTCAACGAATTTATAATGATACTGATGGATATTTCGATCCTAGTGTAGGGATGCTTGTGAATGCTTATGGGTTCGGGCCTCAAGGCTATTCAGAAGATGTCAAAGAGAGTCAGATAGATTCTCTATTTCAATTTGTGGGCTTTAACCATATTCAATTATCTGAAGAGGCTAAAGTTATTTCAAACCTTCCTGTGCTCTATTTAGATTTTAATGCCATAGCTAAAGGGTATACTGTGGATGTGTTTGGAAACTATCTAAATTCCAAAGGTGTTACTCATTATTTAGTAGAAATTGGTGGAGAAGTGAGAGTGAAAGGCAAGAACCTAGAGAAGGCTTCTCCTTGGAAAGTTGGAATAGAACTTCCATCAGAAAATAATTCCAGAGAATTGATGTACGGCATTCAACTTAAGGATGAGTCTTTAGCCACGTCGGGAAATTATAGGAAGTTTAGATTAGATCCCTTGTCAGGTAAAAAGTATGTACATACTATCAATCCGAATACGGGACAATCTCAAAAAACAGATATTTTTTCAGCCTCCGTCATTACAAACACTTGCGCCGATGCAGATGCTTATGCGACTGCATTTATGGCGATGGGATTTGAAAAGTCTCTGCAATTCATCGAGAAACAAAATGCCCTTAAAGTGATTTTAATTTATAGTGACTCAGAGGGAAATCAAAAGACTTATATCTCACCAGAGATTCAATCTTCAGTTGAGAAATTCTAA
- a CDS encoding class I SAM-dependent methyltransferase: MKKIFQVLLNLFPRPFLIQMSLIVKPVLILVYKGTAYKDPIDGKTFSKFLPYGYETQRPNVLGPSTLSLERHRLLWLYLQRKTDFFTRPQKLLHFAPEQAFFKRFKDMENLEYTTTDLNSPIADVKADICDLPFETDFFDTLICNHVLEHIKDDSQAIKELLRVLKPGGMAILQIPQDLSRATTFEDDSITDSKDRSRIFGQYDHLRIYGRDYFDKLREIGFQVKEVDFTSELTEEEVDYFRLSQGELLPICFKPS; encoded by the coding sequence TTGAAAAAAATATTCCAAGTCCTTCTCAACTTATTCCCAAGACCTTTCCTGATTCAGATGAGCTTAATCGTAAAGCCAGTATTGATTTTGGTTTATAAAGGAACTGCCTATAAAGATCCTATAGATGGCAAAACCTTTTCGAAATTTCTACCCTACGGGTATGAAACACAAAGGCCTAATGTTTTGGGTCCCTCTACCTTATCTTTAGAAAGGCACCGTTTGCTTTGGTTGTATCTACAACGGAAAACAGACTTTTTTACTAGACCACAAAAGCTACTCCATTTCGCACCTGAACAAGCTTTTTTTAAAAGGTTTAAGGACATGGAAAATTTGGAATACACGACCACAGACCTCAATTCTCCAATTGCAGATGTTAAGGCAGATATTTGTGATTTACCATTTGAGACTGATTTTTTCGACACGCTGATTTGCAATCATGTCCTAGAGCATATAAAAGACGATTCTCAAGCCATAAAAGAACTTTTAAGAGTTCTTAAACCTGGCGGAATGGCTATACTCCAAATCCCACAAGATCTTTCGAGAGCAACTACATTTGAGGATGATTCTATAACGGATTCAAAAGACAGATCTCGAATTTTTGGACAGTACGACCATTTAAGAATCTATGGTCGCGATTATTTTGATAAACTAAGGGAAATAGGGTTCCAAGTTAAGGAAGTGGATTTCACTTCTGAATTGACGGAAGAAGAAGTTGATTACTTTAGACTTAGCCAAGGTGAACTACTCCCCATTTGCTTTAAACCCTCTTAG
- a CDS encoding formate--tetrahydrofolate ligase — MTDIEIAQKVKADHIKRIAEKLDIKEAYLEYYGNEKAKLPLDLIDKEKVDQSNLILVTAITPTPAGEGKTTTSIGLSDGLNCIGKKSVVVLREPSLGPVFGMKGGATGGGWSQVIPMVDINLHFTGDFHAIAMANNLLAALIDNNIQNRSKNLGIDPRTVIWKRCMDMNDRSLRNIVSSLGGKAGGIPSETGFNITAASEIMAILCLCKNLENLQEMCSNIYIGDTFEGKAVYAKDLNASGAMAVLLKDAIKPNLVQTLEGNPAIIHGGPFANIAQGTNSIIATKMGMSLGDYVVTEAGFAADLGAEKFLNIKCRKANLSPKAVVIVATIRALKYHGGLPLDRLTEENLEALEKGIPNLERHIESIQSFGLPIVVSINAFNGDTEAEKNLIYVYCKKIGVPVVLSYGWAEGGKGCIELAEKVVAAAQTCKAKFTPTYDLKDSSLTKIEKICRRIYGANNVVLTAKAKKQLNKFEGLGYGNLPICMAKTQKSLSDNEKLLGRPRNFDIHIREFEIAAGAGFIIPIAGNILRMPGLPLTPSSEKIKIDRKGTISGLF, encoded by the coding sequence ATGACTGATATAGAAATTGCACAGAAAGTTAAAGCGGATCACATTAAAAGAATAGCTGAAAAATTAGACATCAAAGAAGCCTATTTAGAATATTATGGGAATGAAAAGGCTAAACTACCATTAGACTTAATAGATAAGGAGAAAGTTGATCAGAGTAATCTTATCTTGGTTACGGCCATCACGCCAACCCCAGCAGGAGAGGGAAAAACAACGACTTCCATTGGCCTAAGCGATGGATTGAACTGTATTGGCAAAAAGTCAGTTGTGGTCCTCAGAGAGCCAAGCCTTGGGCCTGTTTTCGGTATGAAAGGTGGAGCTACAGGGGGAGGCTGGAGTCAGGTTATTCCTATGGTAGACATCAACTTACACTTTACAGGTGATTTTCATGCCATTGCTATGGCTAATAATTTACTTGCAGCACTCATTGATAACAATATACAAAACAGAAGTAAAAACTTAGGCATAGACCCTCGCACTGTCATATGGAAACGCTGTATGGATATGAACGATCGCTCTCTTCGAAATATCGTTTCGTCCCTTGGGGGTAAAGCAGGTGGAATTCCTAGTGAGACAGGGTTTAACATTACAGCAGCTTCAGAAATTATGGCTATTCTATGTTTGTGCAAAAACTTAGAAAACTTACAAGAGATGTGCAGTAACATCTATATTGGAGATACTTTTGAAGGTAAGGCCGTTTATGCTAAAGACTTGAATGCTTCTGGAGCTATGGCTGTTTTATTAAAAGATGCCATCAAACCTAATCTGGTTCAGACACTTGAAGGAAATCCAGCGATTATACATGGAGGACCTTTTGCTAATATCGCTCAAGGAACCAACTCTATTATCGCTACAAAAATGGGCATGAGCCTAGGGGATTATGTCGTTACTGAAGCTGGATTTGCGGCCGATTTAGGTGCTGAAAAGTTCTTGAATATAAAATGCAGAAAAGCCAATTTATCGCCCAAGGCTGTAGTAATCGTGGCAACAATAAGAGCGCTCAAGTATCATGGAGGACTGCCACTGGATCGCTTAACGGAAGAAAATCTGGAGGCCTTAGAAAAAGGAATCCCAAACTTGGAGAGGCATATAGAAAGCATTCAAAGTTTTGGGTTGCCCATAGTTGTTTCTATAAACGCCTTTAACGGTGATACCGAAGCTGAAAAAAACCTTATTTATGTCTATTGTAAAAAAATAGGAGTACCTGTAGTTTTAAGCTATGGCTGGGCTGAAGGAGGGAAAGGCTGTATCGAATTAGCTGAAAAAGTAGTAGCTGCTGCTCAAACTTGTAAAGCTAAGTTTACTCCTACTTATGATCTGAAAGATTCCTCCTTAACTAAAATAGAGAAAATTTGCAGAAGGATATATGGAGCTAACAATGTGGTGCTTACAGCCAAAGCAAAAAAGCAACTAAACAAATTTGAGGGTTTAGGCTATGGTAACCTACCCATTTGTATGGCTAAAACCCAGAAAAGCTTGAGTGACAACGAAAAATTACTAGGCCGCCCTAGAAATTTTGACATACACATCCGTGAGTTTGAAATAGCTGCAGGAGCTGGATTTATTATTCCAATTGCTGGTAACATACTTAGGATGCCTGGTTTGCCTTTGACCCCTTCATCTGAAAAGATTAAAATAGATAGAAAGGGAACAATCTCAGGATTATTTTGA